In Kitasatospora sp. NA04385, a single genomic region encodes these proteins:
- a CDS encoding aminotransferase class I/II-fold pyridoxal phosphate-dependent enzyme, producing MRFDAFQAHRQQLLAADPSLLDAAETNVYRALAPLRPEPPGGGGDGGGGDDARTVYRCDLARTWLRRYGLPEEWSRRAMVGGGVRHGLDLLFRHLRTAGARLWLPADVYPVYFELARAAGLAPGSYPTLPAPVLPQAPPDDRPEYLLLANPSKPLGRHLTDAECAGLAAWLEGSPHRRLLIDAVYDLGTPFAPGTRRLLETGRTVLLHSATKGWLHPRTFGIVLLGPDDTAVAEAFRGDPPGQDRLRLAERLLADHADTPRQVADALAARAERLFARLPAGVLAEVPAAARTSPGNYFFPVDIPAEALLAEHGLLAIPATAFGDTPWTGSVLTSLAPAFAPVAPAPPAPATASENVR from the coding sequence ATGAGGTTCGACGCGTTCCAGGCGCACCGGCAGCAACTGCTCGCCGCCGACCCGTCCCTGCTGGACGCCGCCGAGACCAACGTCTACCGGGCGCTCGCCCCGCTGCGCCCCGAGCCCCCGGGCGGCGGCGGTGACGGTGGCGGCGGTGACGACGCCCGCACGGTGTACCGGTGCGACCTGGCCCGCACCTGGCTGCGCCGCTACGGCCTGCCCGAGGAGTGGTCGCGCCGCGCGATGGTCGGCGGCGGCGTCCGGCACGGCCTCGACCTGCTGTTCCGGCACCTGCGCACCGCCGGGGCCCGGCTGTGGCTGCCCGCCGACGTGTACCCGGTCTACTTCGAACTCGCCCGCGCCGCCGGACTCGCCCCCGGCTCCTACCCGACGCTGCCCGCCCCCGTCCTGCCGCAGGCCCCGCCGGACGACCGCCCCGAGTACCTGCTGCTGGCCAACCCCAGCAAGCCGCTCGGCCGCCACCTCACCGACGCCGAGTGCGCCGGGCTGGCCGCCTGGCTGGAAGGCTCCCCGCACCGGCGCCTGCTGATCGACGCCGTCTACGACCTGGGCACCCCGTTCGCGCCGGGCACCCGGCGGCTGCTGGAGACCGGCCGGACGGTCCTGCTGCACTCGGCCACCAAGGGCTGGCTGCACCCCCGCACCTTCGGCATCGTCCTGCTCGGCCCGGACGACACCGCCGTGGCCGAGGCGTTCCGGGGCGATCCGCCGGGCCAGGACCGGCTCCGGCTCGCCGAGCGCCTGCTGGCCGACCACGCGGACACCCCGCGGCAGGTCGCCGACGCGCTGGCCGCCCGCGCCGAACGGCTCTTCGCCCGGCTCCCGGCCGGCGTCCTCGCGGAGGTGCCCGCCGCCGCCCGCACCAGCCCGGGCAACTACTTCTTCCCGGTGGACATCCCGGCCGAGGCCCTGCTGGCCGAGCACGGCCTGCTCGCGATCCCCGCCACCGCCTTCGGCGACACCCCCTGGACCGGCTCCGTCCTCACCAGCCTCGCCCCGGCCTTCGCCCCCGTCGCCCCCGCCCCACCCGCACCCGCAACCGCTTCGGAGAACGTCCGATGA